In the genome of Cherax quadricarinatus isolate ZL_2023a chromosome 40, ASM3850222v1, whole genome shotgun sequence, one region contains:
- the LOC128687348 gene encoding uncharacterized protein isoform X4, with translation MIHLLLSEIQNLWPKFQDGKYTMKMLYEDASTKLREHGYAVSAYRIEKKWHNLTSTYRNVLNKIQMYGEEAITRRCDYFEVMHEIMSNINALRRKSSTSPLQEVLPGTSQTQPSSPIAINLTPASPTSSPESSQKRKRTNEYDSPKIILIPAVRHHDQLHPQQQCMPLQKQVKKQKQQIDEEQNDTEEQESRREWREWKRQQELISVQREGNKVLESIDNNLAAIRKSLDFIVQKLSDQG, from the exons ATGATTCATCTTTTGCTCTCAGAAATTCAAAATCTTTGGCCAAAATTTCAAGATGGGAAATATACAATGAAAATGCTATATGAAGATGCAAGTACAAAACTTCGTGAACATGGATATGCAGTAAGCGCCTACAGAATTGAGAAGAAATGGCACAATTTGACATCAACATACAGAAATGTACtgaacaaaatacagatgtatggAGAAGAGGCCATAACAAGAAGATGTGATTATTTTGAG GTAATGCATGAAATAATGAGTAACATAAATGCTCTGAGACGCAAATCTTCAACATCGCCTTTACAGGAAGTGTTGCCAGGAACTTCTCAGACACAGCCTTCAAGCCCCATAGCCATTAATTTGACTCCTGCCTCGCCAACATCCTCACCAGAATCAAGCCAGAAAAGAAAAAGAACAAATGAATATGATTCACCCAAAATAATTTTAATACCTGCGGTTCGACACCACGATCAattacacccacaacaacagtgtatgcCACTTCAAAAACAAGTGAAAAAGCAAAAACAGCAAATAGACGAAGAGCAAAATGATACAGAGGAACAAGAGTCACGACGAGAGTGGCGAGAATGGAAGAGACAGCAGGAATTAATCAGTGTGCAGCGTGAGGGTAATAAGGTTCTTGAGAGTATAGATAATAACCTAGCTGCTATTCGTAAGTCTCTTGATTTTATTGTTCAGAAACTTTCCGATCAAGGTTGA
- the LOC128687348 gene encoding uncharacterized protein isoform X3, whose product MAGSIYQKWSSDMIHLLLSEIQNLWPKFQDGKYTMKMLYEDASTKLREHGYAVSAYRIEKKWHNLTSTYRNVLNKIQMYGEEAITRRCDYFEVMHEIMSNINALRRKSSTSPLQEVLPGTSQTQPSSPIAINLTPASPTSSPESSQKRKRTNEYDSPKIILIPAVRHHDQLHPQQQCMPLQKQVKKQKQQIDEEQNDTEEQESRREWREWKRQQELISVQREGNKVLESIDNNLAAIRKSLDFIVQKLSDQG is encoded by the exons GCAGTATTTATCAAAAATGGTCCAGCGATATGATTCATCTTTTGCTCTCAGAAATTCAAAATCTTTGGCCAAAATTTCAAGATGGGAAATATACAATGAAAATGCTATATGAAGATGCAAGTACAAAACTTCGTGAACATGGATATGCAGTAAGCGCCTACAGAATTGAGAAGAAATGGCACAATTTGACATCAACATACAGAAATGTACtgaacaaaatacagatgtatggAGAAGAGGCCATAACAAGAAGATGTGATTATTTTGAG GTAATGCATGAAATAATGAGTAACATAAATGCTCTGAGACGCAAATCTTCAACATCGCCTTTACAGGAAGTGTTGCCAGGAACTTCTCAGACACAGCCTTCAAGCCCCATAGCCATTAATTTGACTCCTGCCTCGCCAACATCCTCACCAGAATCAAGCCAGAAAAGAAAAAGAACAAATGAATATGATTCACCCAAAATAATTTTAATACCTGCGGTTCGACACCACGATCAattacacccacaacaacagtgtatgcCACTTCAAAAACAAGTGAAAAAGCAAAAACAGCAAATAGACGAAGAGCAAAATGATACAGAGGAACAAGAGTCACGACGAGAGTGGCGAGAATGGAAGAGACAGCAGGAATTAATCAGTGTGCAGCGTGAGGGTAATAAGGTTCTTGAGAGTATAGATAATAACCTAGCTGCTATTCGTAAGTCTCTTGATTTTATTGTTCAGAAACTTTCCGATCAAGGTTGA